The proteins below come from a single Pichia kudriavzevii chromosome 2, complete sequence genomic window:
- a CDS encoding uncharacterized protein (PKUD0B12410; similar to Saccharomyces cerevisiae YLR387C (REH1); ancestral locus Anc_4.243) — MLPLHSTNSVGTYTCLSCRIQFVSMELQRVHMKTEWHRYNLKRRVAQLTPVSNEIFQAKVAHSKENTEKYDDFGFPIDNPEVSKTKKKLNSASLRYNLLQQRGRSQLAKSDKSSVSSRDTSPAFSDISDVSLGTIRSRSEYGYDTDDSRNELLSDKNATDYNTDNLSESDSYTEHDQPVEANAPLPLNECFYCGTKFETLDDNVKHVMVNHSLYIPESKYLVDREGLIRLLSDTVVVDKECIKCGFKSNKLMGIRQHIIAKGHACIPFESKEEKLYYGQFYDFSELYEGEEEFGNGNSASYDEKDNQYSLGKLDASGVELALSNGHKLGHRSMSRYYKQSSPRQSRSMSEGEQTLAVMRKENDRLLHLQETIKHNKEVKEVNRLTSKVTNKQLSTNALQYRNNLEHYRNQRFG; from the coding sequence ATGTTACCATTGCATTCTACTAACAGTGTCGGAACATACACCTGTTTATCATGCCGTATTCAGTTTGTGTCTATGGAGCTACAAAGGGTTCACATGAAGACAGAATGGCATAGAtacaatttgaaaagaagagtTGCCCAACTAACACCCGTTAGTAATGAGATCTTCCAGGCCAAAGTTGCTCATAGCAAGGAGAACACCGAAAAGTACGATGATTTTGGGTTTCCAATTGATAATCCCGAAGTTTCgaaaaccaagaaaaagcTCAACTCTGCTTCCTTGAGATATAATTTACTGCAGCAAAGAGGTCGTTCCCAACTTGCTAAAAGTGATAAATCCAGTGTTTCTAGTAGGGATACCAGTCCAGCATTTTCGGATATATCTGATGTTTCGCTAGGCACCATCAGATCCAGAAGCGAATATGGCTATGATACTGATGATTCCAGAAATGAACTATTATCAGATAAAAATGCGACTGATTATAACACGGACAACCTAAGTGAAAGCGACAGTTATACAGAACATGATCAGCCAGTCGAGGCTAATGCACCATTGCCTTTAAATGAATGTTTCTACTGTGgaaccaaatttgaaactttGGATGACAACGTTAAGCACGTCATGGTGAACCACAGTTTGTACATCCCAGAATCAAAGTATTTAGTTGATAGAGAAGGGTTGATTAGGCTTTTATCGGATACCGTCGTTGTTGATAAGGAATGTATCAAATGTGGATTTAAAAGCAACAAATTAATGGGCATAAGGCAACATATTATTGCAAAGGGTCATGCGTGTATTCCCTTTGAGAGTAAAGAAGAGAAGTTATATTACGGTCAGTTTTATGATTTTAGTGAGCTTTATGAAGGGGAAGAGGAATTTGGAAACGGCAATAGTGCATCTTACGATGAAAAAGACAACCAATATAGTTTGGGTAAACTCGATGCTAGCGGCGTTGAGTTGGCATTGTCGAATGGTCACAAGTTGGGACATAGGTCAATGAGTAGATACTACAAGCAAAGTTCGCCAAGACAGAGTAGGAGTATGAGTGAAGGTGAGCAAACACTTGCTGTCATgcgaaaagaaaatgatagaCTGTTACATTTGCAGGAAACCATCAAACACAATAAAGAGGTCAAAGAGGTGAATAGACTAACAAGTAAGGTTACTAATAAACAATTATCCACTAATGCGTTACAATACAGGAATAACTTGGAGCACTATAGAAACCAAAGATTTGGctga
- a CDS encoding uncharacterized protein (PKUD0B12400; similar to Saccharomyces cerevisiae YLR386W (VAC14); ancestral locus Anc_4.242): protein MDKSLKRGLLDKIYEKRKATAIELERIVSEYLESNDKQRLETIIKQLRNEFAYNIHDPQARYGGLMGLAAVSLALGPNDLPIYLNSIIHPVIACFGDTDPNVRYYACEALYNITKVAKGEILVYFNEIFDVLCKLVADVENSVKNGADILDRLIKDIVCDKATYYVSILNNNSNKLQLKDSTILDKNGNSLQYYDSQSNKAFSLPKFIPLLKERIYATNTYTRLFIVSWLILLDSIPDLGLISFLPSFFEPLLSYLKSPLKDVRIITENFLKLLLKEIKKINEIKSIKSNRSIKSNPNITISNTSKSIDSEEVTVEDGSDIYIPGENISIDYPKIIDILINNLESSEDLIKSICLDWLIELLSISPDSFTLLIPKLVVILLNIISNNNSHLQEIALDLNEKLMKLVSLNSQETNYTTLINCLATELSTDVKSKSKKKFPNNDTNNDLNRLNSLDWLIMLQKKNPERFMGFCDRIFIILLKSLNSSNEKIINKILDLLTRISNQSDDKYFNNFMVDLLNLFKEDYKLLDSKSDFIIKKICKSLNPERVYKSLSKVLLENFSSNDEDDGESSGSNNNLSFISIMIQILNNNLIISPELTNLRKKLINHTDDGSFELFESLFKCWSLNSPSLLCLTLLTSNYHLSYQIINQMVKYEININILVQLDLLIQLLESPIFAKLRLDLLDPVTNIYLFKCLYGLLMLLPQSNSFKILQNRLNSVSSIANLPFAEVSKTEIPNRKPNDEKYNNGLLDYFNQCQEKLQHLKLDPIENGKNGDIDDNISASQSGENDISNKFAEIFQNDQPLETSSIVS, encoded by the coding sequence ATGGACAAATCACTCAAGAGGGGGCTACTGGATAAGATCTACGAGAAGAGGAAGGCGACAGCCATTGAATTGGAACGCATTGTCTCGGAATATCTTGAATCTAACGATAAGCAACGTTTGGAGACCATCATCAAGCAATTACGGAACGAATTTGCATACAACATCCATGATCCGCAGGCCAGGTACGGTGGATTGATGGGGCTCGCAGCGGTGTCCTTGGCACTGGGGCCTAACGATTTACCTATCTATCTAAACTCAATAATACATCCCGTCATTGCGTGTTTTGGGGATACCGATCCAAACGTCAGATATTATGCATGCGAGGCATTGTACAATATAACCAAGGTTGCAAAGGGTGAGATCTTGGTGTATTTTAACGAGATCTTTGATGTCTTGTGCAAGTTGGTGGCCgatgttgaaaatagtGTCAAGAACGGCGCTGATATATTGGATAGGTTGATCAAGGACATCGTTTGTGATAAGGCAACATACTACGTCTCTATTCTGAACAACAACTCCAACAAACTACAGTTGAAAGACTCGACCATCTTGgataaaaatggaaactCTCTGCAGTACTATGATTCTCAATCAAATAAGGCGTTTAGCTTGCCTAAATTCATTCCATTATTGAAGGAACGCATATATGCAACCAATACTTATACGAGGTTGTTCATTGTCAGttggttgattttgttgGATTCGATACCGGATTTGGGCTTGATTTCGTTCTTGCCCTCATTTTTCGAGCCTCTACTATCATATTTGAAATCTCCTTTAAAGGATGTTAGAATTATAACAGAAAATTTCTTAAAGTTGCTattaaaggaaataaagaaaatcaatgaGATCAAATCAATTAAATCGAATAGgtcaatcaaatcaaatccaaatatcACTATATCCAATACCTCGAAATCCATTGATAGCGAAGAAGTCACAGTTGAGGATGGTTCGGATATTTACATACCCGGTGAAAATATCAGTATAGACTACCCTAAAATAATAGATATACTAATAAACAACTTAGAATCAAGTGAAGACTTGATCAAATCCATCTGCTTAGATTGGTTAATTGAATTGTTATCGATTTCCCCCGATTCGTTTACCTTGTTAATACCTAAATTGGTTGTAATATTATTAAATATAATATCAAACAACAACTCTCATCTACAAGAGATTGCTCTTGACTTGAAtgaaaagttgatgaaattggTGTCCTTGAATAGCCAAGAAACCAACTACACGACGTTGATCAATTGCTTGGCGACAGAATTATCAACTGATGTCAagtcaaaatcaaagaaaaaattcCCAAATAATGATACGAATAACGATTTGAATAGGTTGAATTCGCTTGACTGGCTCATAATGctacaaaagaaaaacccTGAAAGATTCATGGGCTTCTGTGATCGTATATTTATCATCCTACTCAAATCGTTAAATTCctcaaatgaaaaaattatcaacaaaattttGGACCTATTAACCAGAATTTCAAACCAATCGGACGATAAGTacttcaataatttcatGGTAGATCTACTAAATTTATTTAAGGAGGATTACAAATTATTGGACTCAAAATCTGATTTTATCATTAAGAAGATCTGCAAATCTTTAAATCCTGAAAGAGTCTATAAATCATTGTCGAAGGTCTTGTTGGAGAACTTCTCAAGTaacgatgaagatgatggtGAAAGTAGCGGTAGTAATAACAACTTGAGttttatttcaataatGATTCAAATATTAAACAACAATTTAATCATTTCACCCGAGTTAACAAACttaaggaaaaaattgatcaatCACACCGATGATGGCTCATTCGAATTGTTTGAAAGTCTATTTAAATGCTGGTCTCTAAACTCCCCATCTCTTTTGTGCCTAACTTTATTAACCTCAAACTATCACTTAAGTTATCAGATTATAAATCAAATGGTCAAGTATGAgatcaatatcaacattttAGTCCAACTAGATCTGTTGATCCAACTACTAGAGAGTCCTATATTCGCCAAACTAAGATTAGATCTATTGGACCCAGTTACTAATATCTATTTATTTAAGTGTCTATATGGATTGTTAATGTTGCTCCCACAGtccaactctttcaaaatattgcaGAACAGATTAAACTCGGTGTCTTCAATTGCCAATCTACCATTTGCTGAAGTTAGCAAAACTGAGATTCCAAATAGAAAGCccaatgatgaaaaatataacaATGGACTTTTAGACTATTTTAATCAATGTcaagaaaaacttcaacATTTAAAGCTTGATCcgattgaaaatggaaagaaCGGGGATATTGACGATAATATTAGCGCATCCCAAAGCGGTGAAAACGACATAAGTAACAAATTTGCtgaaatctttcaaaatgatcAACCTCTCGAAACAAGTTCAATTGTatcataa